A stretch of the Diceros bicornis minor isolate mBicDic1 unplaced genomic scaffold, mDicBic1.mat.cur scaffold_301_multi, whole genome shotgun sequence genome encodes the following:
- the TICAM1 gene encoding TIR domain-containing adapter molecule 1 has product MARPGPSLAGAFDLLGAAGQDKLLYLKHKLKALRPGCRGADLLRAMVLLRLGQETEARIALEAMKGDAVAQLVARRWAGVDGAEAPEDPPDLSWAVARLYHLLSEEELCPEPLRDVAYRAALHAFTSRDDHRLGELQDEARDRCGWDITGAPGDFAPLHSDLACLPPSSASLSRTRSLPQPIESLSAWSRGCSLRSTGSPASLASDLEISQSPTLRVLSGHRGPHGPSKLCEEPRAGPAPEPAPVGCQEPEEMSWPPSGDSGSPPVLPRDPGPEVAPDAPAGLADPPEALETSTHYPVECTEVSAAPPSLPSPSLKDQTPPQLPAEDTPSPPAQPCPPTPSGPTTSPPGPAPCTPRLAHPAPVPLGATPPETESSEQKFYNFVVLHAGADELIALRVRERLEALGVPDGATFCEDFQVPGRGALRCLQDAIDHSAFTILLLTANFDCRLSVHQVSQALMSSLTRHGWQDCVIPFLPLESSPAQLSPDTAGLLTGLVWLDEHSRIFPRQVASTFRAQQLRARRASWRKEQGARALRAQSQHLEGERRQGAAWSAAYSAYLQSYLAWQAQMGQLQAAFGSHLSLGTQGPYGGQVPLGGQPPFPTWPGLQPPAVPPWLAGTPPPAFSQPPAFQQPPTLPQAPAFPQPPTLPQAPTFSQPPTFPQAPPATPQSPGLQPLIIHHAQMVQLGLNNHMWNQRGAQAPEDQPQEGE; this is encoded by the coding sequence ATGGCCCGCCCGGGCCCGTCGCTTGCCGGCGCCTTCGACCTTCTAGGCGCGGCGGGCCAGGACAAGCTCTTGTACCTCAAGCACAAGCTGAAGGCCCTGCGCCCGGGCTGCCGGGGCGCCGACCTGCTGCGCGCCATGGTGCTCCTGCGGCTGGGCCAGGAGACCGAGGCCCGGATCGCCCTGGAGGCCATGAAGGGGGACGCGGTGGCCCAGCTGGTGGCCCGCCGGTGGGCCGGTGTGGACGGCGCCGAGGCCCCGGAGGACCCCCCAGACCTGTCCTGGGCCGTCGCCCGGCTGTACCATCTGCTCTCTGAGGAGGAGCTGTGCCCGGAGCCTCTGCGGGACGTGGCGTACCGGGCAGCCCTCCACGCCTTCACCTCGAGGGACGACCACCGGCTCGGGGAGCTCCAGGACGAGGCCCGGGACCGGTGCGGGTGGGACATCACTGGGGCCCCGGGGGACTTCGCGCCCCTCCACTCGGATCTGGCCTGCCTCCCGCCGTCGTCGGCGTCGCTCTCCAGGACCCGCAGCCTCCCGCAGCCCATCGAGAGCCTGTCCGCCTGGAGCCGAGGCTGTTCCCTGAGGTCCACCGGCAGCCCGGCCTCCCTGGCCAGCGACTTGGAAATTAGCCAGTCGCCCACCCTGCGCGTCCTCAGCGGCCACCGCGGCCCCCACGGGCCCAGCAAGCTGTGCGAGGAGCCCCGGGCCGGCCCGGCGCCCGAGCCTGCCCCCGTGGGCTGCCAGGAGCCCGAGGAGATGAGCTGGCCCCCGTCGGGGGACAGCGGGAGCCCCCCGGTGCTGCCAAGGGACCCAGGCCCTGAGGTGGCCCCAGATGCACCTGCTGGTCTGGCCGACCCCCCCGAAGCTCTGGAAACCAGCACCCACTACCCTGTGGAATGCACAGAAGTGTCAGCAGCACCCCCATCTCTCCCGTCGCCCTCCCTCAAGGACCAGACGCCACCCCAACTTCCTGCAGAAGACACCCCTTCTCCGCCCGCCCAGCCGTGCCCACCGACTCCCTCGGGCCCCACGACGTCTCCTCCCGGTCCTGCTCCATGCACCCCGCGGTTGGCCCACCCGGCCCCCGTGCCCctgggcgccacccctccagagACGGAGTCGTCTGAGCAGAAGTTCTATAACTTCGTGGTGCTGCACGCCGGGGCCGACGAGCTCATCGCCCTGCGCGTCCGGGAGAGGCTGGAGGCCCTGGGCGTGCCCGACGGGGCCACCTTCTGCGAGGACTTCCAGGTGCCCGGGCGCGGGGCGCTGCGCTGCCTGCAGGACGCCATCGACCACTCGGCCTTCACCATCCTGCTGCTCACCGCCAACTTCGACTGCCGCCTGAGCGTGCACCAGGTCAGCCAGGCACTGATGAGCAGCCTCACGCGGCACGGCTGGCAGGACTGCGTGATCCCCTTCCTGCCCCTGGAGAGCTCCCCGGCCCAGCTCAGCCCCGACACGGCCGGCCTGCTCACCGGCCTGGTGTGGCTGGACGAGCACTCCCGCATCTTCCCCAGGCAGGTGGCCAGCACCTTCAGGGCCCAGCAGCTGCGGGCGCGCAGGGCCAGCTGGAGGAAGGAGCAGGGGGCTCGGGCCCTGCGCGCGCAGAGCCAGCACCTAGAGGGTGAGCGGCGGCAGGGGGCGGCGTGGAGTGCCGCCTACTCTGCCTACCTGCAGAGCTACCTGGCCTGGCAGGCGCAGATGGGGCAGCTGCAGGCGGCCTTCGGGAGCCACCTGTCGCTCGGGACTCAGGGGCCCTATGGGGGCCAGGTGCCCCTGGGAGGCCAGCCACCCTTTCCCACCTGGCCGGGCCTCCAGCCACCAGCCGTGCCTCCGTGGCTGGCGGGCACCCCCCCACCAGCCTTCTCGCAGCCCCCCGCCTTCCAGCAGCCCCCCACGTTGCCGCAGGCCCCCGCCTTCCCTCAGCCCCCCACCTTGCCCCAGGCCCCCACCTTCTCACAGCCCCCCACCTTCCCGCAGGCCCCCCCTGCGACCCCCCAGAGCCCTGGGCTGCAGCCCCTCATCATCCACCACGCCCAAATGGTACAGCTGGGACTGAACAATCACATGTGGAACCAGAGAGGCGCCCAGGCGCCCGAGGACCAGCCGCAGGAAGGGGAATGA